Within the Vagococcus carniphilus genome, the region TTCATTCAAACGACCTCCTTGCTTATACCTTAGTATAAACCGTGAAGCCACCTCACAGTCAATAAAAAAGAAGTCAGCATAGAATGATTTTCTAGCCGACTTCTTTTGATATTCTTATTATAGATAGGGATTGATAGCTTCCATTTCTAATAGGCATTGATTAATAATTGTTTGGGATAACCTATCTAAATCATTGAAATCAGGCTCTACTTCAAGAACTGCTTCTAATACAGAATATTTCATCTCTTCTGTTTTTTCTTCATTCCAAGGTGTATTTTTTAGTTGGTTCCAATACTTCGTTTTTCCACTTTCATTATGCGCCATTAACCACAGTTCAAATTGCATCAATTGATGATTTAGCACAATCCCATATTTTAGCTTTTTCTCTCTTAACTCCTCATTAAAAATAGGAAAATACGTAAAATCCATATAACCTTCTGATACATTGCCAACTTTATAAGCTTTCGTTGTTTTCGTAAAATCTGTCCTTAGTTTTCTTACAAAATGAATTAATTCAAAATAAGCTTCAACAACAGGGCTTTTTTCATAAACAACTTCTTGATAGGCCTTAATGTTTTGAGATAGGTTATCACTCATTTTAATTCTC harbors:
- a CDS encoding DUF7000 family protein; translation: MSDNLSQNIKAYQEVVYEKSPVVEAYFELIHFVRKLRTDFTKTTKAYKVGNVSEGYMDFTYFPIFNEELREKKLKYGIVLNHQLMQFELWLMAHNESGKTKYWNQLKNTPWNEEKTEEMKYSVLEAVLEVEPDFNDLDRLSQTIINQCLLEMEAINPYL